A stretch of the Aphis gossypii isolate Hap1 chromosome 2, ASM2018417v2, whole genome shotgun sequence genome encodes the following:
- the LOC126550275 gene encoding uncharacterized protein LOC126550275, with product MWIVVHFLDEDAVETVPETWYHRKSKTCAWPNAKNRAKKLIEKRAYPNKLEYNWLPARILGRKYGSLEEARAKTNKALILSDLSANDEYMSKKVTTKKQFESRKIESPPSLKSKKRKMNYDKFIDDEDEDNMIIDTYDSDKDAEYKLPGVSNDYSSPKSPAMIENDKSVHSSPSIFNSPIGKFVIEDYVSDSPNRNDDLMIYPSPKQKKSTIFMSQPSSHPTPVLKTNNVKKKLFSSQPSNLSEGIQTLQTQQTENNSNNNSSTCNIEMHNGDFQNLVLALLNKIKYEISNLSSTINIQQSTINAFDTFLKNTGQTIASQMSNQNSSITLDDMFPIKTEEELEIFEEKIKGDKIFRNTATAKLSVLIGIKDIGDSTRRLMSKMFEDEVLCNYSLLGFKKKKNFSQLSTYRLLIDTIRLNPKFQNKLDKEIDVPLATWLSHAKFRLQSSLPKS from the exons ATGTGGATTGTTGTTCATTTCTTGGATGAAGACGCTGTCGAAACTGTGCCTGAAACATGGTATCACAGAAAAAGTAAGACGTGTGCATGGCCTAATGCAAAGAATCGGGCAAAAAAGTTAATCGAAAAAAGAGCATATCCAAATAAGTTGGAATATAATTGGTTGCCAGCGAGGATTTTAGGACGAAAATATG gaAGCTTAGAAGAAGCCCGAGCTAAGACAAACAAGGCCCTTATCCTTTCAGATTTATCTGCAAATGATGAATATATGAGCAAAAAAGTTACTACAAAAAAACAGTTTGAAAGTAGAAAAATAGAAAGTCCTCCAAGTTTAAAATCTa aaaaaaggaaaatgaattatgacaaatttattgatgatgaagatgaagataatatgataatagatACATATGACTCTGATAAAGATGCAGAATATAAATTACCCGGAGTTTCAAATG ATTATTCAAGTCCAAAAAGTCCAGCAATgattgaaaatgataaaagtgTTCATTCAAGTCCAAGCATTTTCAATTCTCCTATTGGGAAGTTTGTGATTGAGGACTATGTTTCTGATTCTCCTAATCGAAATGATGATTTGATGATTTATCCATctccaaaacaaaaaaaatcaacaatatttatgtcaCAGCCAAGCAGTCATCCAACCCCAGTGTTAAAgacaaataatgtaaaaaaaaagttattttcctCACAGCCATCAAATCTATCagaag gtATACAAACATTACAAACGCAACAAACTgaaaacaatagtaataataattcttctaCCTGTAACATAGAAATGCATAATGGTG attttcaaaatCTTGTCCTggctttattaaataaaattaagtatgagATATCTAATTTGAGctcaacaataaatatacaacaaagTACTATTAACgcatttgatacatttttaaaaaatactgggCAAACAATTGCTTCTCAAATGTCTAATCAAAATTCTTCAATAACACTCGATGACATGTTTCCAATAAAAACTGAGGAGGAACTAGaaatttttgaagaaaaaattaaaggaGATAAAATTTTTCGAAATACTGCG ACAGCAAAACTCTCTGTACTAATTGGTATTAAAGATATTGGTGATAGCACTAGGCGTTTGATGTCCAAAATGTTTGAAGATGAAGTACTTTGCAACTATTCGTTATTAGgattcaagaaaaaaaagaatttttcacAACTATCAACCTACCGTTTACTAATTG ACACCATACGACTTAATCCTAAGTTCCAAAATAAATTGGATAAAGAAATCGACGTGCCATTGGCCACTTGGTTATCGCATGCTAAGTTTCGACTTCAGTCTTCGCTTCCAAAATCCTAA